In Populus nigra chromosome 10, ddPopNigr1.1, whole genome shotgun sequence, the following proteins share a genomic window:
- the LOC133704382 gene encoding glutamyl-tRNA reductase-binding protein, chloroplastic-like: MELSSVGTLSTSTPDGWPLSVGVRYAVDDDGTPVLCLSDSYRPFSVDKRSSLQVQLEQSGMRTPQCTIQGSLDKPEDTKVLKVKKNPVLDSSGAESLRMVFFLHSWKIVF; this comes from the exons ATGGAGTTATCTTCAGTTGGCACTCTTTCTACTTCGACCCCTGATGGTTGGCCATTGAGTGTTGGTGTTAGGTATGCTGTTGATGATGATGGGACCCCTGTTTTGTGCCTGAGTGATTCTTATAGACCGTTTTCTGTTGATAAAAGGTCTAGTCTTCAAGTTCAG CTAGAACAATCTGGAATGAGGACTCCTCAGTGCACCATTCAAGGCAGCCTTGATAAGCCAGAGGACACAAAGGTtttaaaggtgaaaaaaaatccTGTACTTGACTCTTCCGGTGCAGAGAGCCTGAGaatggtttttttcttgcattcaTGGAAGattgtattttga
- the LOC133704065 gene encoding exocyst complex component EXO70A1-like — protein sequence MAPVDGIDNLSAARIVLKTSLENSRALASALDITGQKLEGIKQRLPTLGAAVRHAPRQKCTFVAIREHIDCAIGPAAAVLKVYDTIQELQKSLLSHPCSDLSTYLLMVKQLEESLKFLTDNCRLAIQWLEAVLEFLENAVPDDLYIMKVKKSLSILQELQATEKRARLSGGVLCAAFDKLEIEFRRLLTENCIHVVWDFVSSSIGDQASTAPSPLPVAVVQKLQAIIGKLNADNRLEKCMSTYAEIRSLNTRRSFQALDLNYLDLLISEFDDVQDVECYIDQWCKHFQLAIKHVFEIEYKLCSDVFEKNGADVWMDCFAKIAIQSGILSFLHFGKKITVCKNDPIKILKLLDIFAMLENLRVDFNRLFGGPACIEIQTLTRDLIKGVVNGACEVFWELPIQVELQRRSSPSLNGSVPRLVSFVTDYCNRLLGDDYKPLLTRVLTIQQSWKQDKYQEELITSQIYCIIKQIGLNLDAWSKAHYDFTLSYLFMMNNHCHLCSLKGTKLGDLMGECWLKAHEQYRDYYMTLFLRESWGKIFNLLSQEGRVLSSPTGGFVEDSVKKRLKSFNEEFDHMYQKQSNWVVPNEDLRLKMCKLVVQAFVPAHRSYLQNYGFQAETDASPGRHVKYTTQGLETMLSSLFQPKLSKSGSTKQNRLIGKIKDIVTDNFRLTLLAA from the coding sequence ATGGCTCCAGTGGATGGCATTGACAATCTTTCAGCTGCTAGGATAGTCTTGAAGACGAGCTTAGAGAATTCACGAGCTCTTGCCTCTGCTCTAGACATTACTGGCCAAAAATTGGAGGGGATAAAACAAAGATTGCCAACTTTGGGAGCCGCTGTTAGACATGCCCCCAGGCAAAAGTGCACATTTGTTGCAATTAGAGAGCATATTGATTGTGCCATCGGTCCTGCTGCAGCAGTGCTAAAGGTGTATGATACCATTCAAGAGCTCCAGAAGTCACTATTATCGCACCCGTGTTCTGATCTTTCCACTTACTTGCTGATGGTGAAACAGCTTGAGGAATCATTGAAATTTCTGACTGACAACTGTAGGCTAGCAATTCAGTGGCTGGAGGCTGTTCTTGAGTTTCTGGAAAATGCAGTTCCTGATGATCTGTACATCATGAAGGTCAAGAAGTCATTGAGCATTCTGCAAGAGTTGCAAGCTACCGAGAAACGTGCTCGGCTCAGTGGGGGTGTTCTCTGTGCTGCATTTGACAAACTCGAAATTGAATTCAGGCGGCTTCTTACTGAAAACTGCATCCATGTTGTTTGGGATTTTGTCTCATCTTCCATTGGAGATCAAGCCTCCACTGCTCCATCTCCTCTGCCGGTGGCTGTTGTGCAGAAGCTTCAGGCTATTATTGGCAAACTAAATGCAGATAACAGGCTTGAGAAGTGTATGTCAACCTATGCTGAAATCCGGAGTTTGAATACCAGGAGAAGTTTTCAAGCTCTTGACTTGAATTACCTTGACCTGTTGATCAGCGAATTCGATGACGTACAAGATGTAGAGTGTTACATAGATCAATGGTGCAAGCATTTCCAGTTGGCTATAAAGCacgtttttgaaattgaatacAAGCTTTGCAGTGATGTTTTTGAGAAGAATGGAGCAGATGTTTGGATGGACTGCTTTGCAAAAATCGCTATACAATCAGGAATTCTTTCTTTCCTCCACTTTGGAAAGAAAATTACAGTGTGTAAGAATGATCCAATCAAGATCTTGAAGCTATTGGACATTTTTGCGATGTTGGAAAATCTGAGAGTGGATTTCAACAGACTTTTTGGAGGGCCAGCATGCATTGAAATCCAGACTCTGACTAGGGATCTCATCAAGGGAGTTGTTAATGGTGCTTGTGAAGTTTTCTGGGAACTTCCGATCCAAGTGGAGCTGCAAAGGCGAAGTTCTCCTTCTTTAAATGGTAGTGTTCCAAGGCTAGTAAGCTTTGTAACGGATTACTGTAATCGTCTACTAGGGGATGATTATAAGCCATTACTCACACGGGTTCTGACAATTCAACAGAGTTGGAAACAAGACAAGTACCAAGAAGAGCTTATCACCAGCCAGATTTATTGCATAATAAAGCAGATTGGTCTAAACTTGGATGCATGGTCAAAAGCCCACTATGATTTCACGTTGTCCTACCTTTTCATGATGAACAACCATTGTCACCTTTGCAGTTTGAAAGGCACAAAGCTTGGAGATTTgatgggagaatgttggttgaAAGCTCATGAACAGTATAGGGACTATTACATGACTCTTTTCCTGAGAGAAAGTTGGGGGaaaatatttaatcttcttAGCCAAGAGGGTCGAGTTTTATCTTCTCCTACCGGGGGATTCGTGGAGGATTCGGTCAAGAAGAGACTAAAGTCATTCAATGAGGAGTTTGATCACATGTACCAGAAGCAATCCAACTGGGTTGTTCCAAATGAAGACTTGAGGTTGAAGATGTGTAAACTTGTAGTCCAGGCTTTTGTACCTGCTCACAGGAGTTACTTGCAGAACTATGGGTTTCAGGCCGAAACTGATGCTAGTCCCGGCAGACATGTGAAATATACTACGCAAGGTTTGGAAACCATGCTCAGCTCTCTCTTTCAGCCAAAGCTAAGCAAATCTGGCAGCACCAAACAAAACCGCTTGATtggtaaaataaaagatattgtgACAGATAACTTTCGCTTGACACTCTTGGCTGCATAA